The Christiangramia flava JLT2011 genome has a segment encoding these proteins:
- a CDS encoding TlpA family protein disulfide reductase, translating to MIRTIFLFAAIALSCVNTQKSNLSSEKPKEESSVQSDILIGPFHKEDLQAKPYAGWFNPRYEKFTPENEALETIKENINDYQIKLFMGTWCGDSKRETPKMLKLLDEAGYNYNNLEMFAVDYDKTTPDQLEEKYDIHHVPTIIFYKDGKEVNRFVEYAQGASLEEDIAKIVSGEEYHDSYSD from the coding sequence ATGATCAGAACAATTTTTCTATTTGCCGCGATCGCACTAAGCTGCGTGAACACTCAAAAAAGTAATCTTTCAAGTGAAAAGCCGAAGGAAGAAAGCTCGGTACAGAGTGATATCCTCATTGGTCCTTTTCATAAAGAAGATCTTCAGGCTAAGCCATACGCCGGCTGGTTCAATCCACGGTACGAGAAGTTCACTCCGGAAAACGAGGCATTGGAGACTATTAAAGAAAATATCAACGATTACCAGATCAAGCTATTTATGGGAACCTGGTGTGGCGACAGCAAAAGAGAAACTCCTAAAATGCTGAAGTTGCTCGATGAAGCCGGTTATAACTATAACAACCTCGAAATGTTCGCGGTAGATTATGACAAAACCACGCCCGATCAATTAGAGGAAAAATATGATATTCACCACGTTCCAACCATCATTTTCTATAAAGATGGGAAAGAAGTGAACCGCTTTGTGGAATATGCCCAGGGAGCGAGCCTGGAAGAAGATATTGCAAAAATCGTAAGCGGCGAGGAATATCACGATTCATACAGCGATTAG
- the gpmI gene encoding 2,3-bisphosphoglycerate-independent phosphoglycerate mutase: MSKKVLLMILDGWGITQDPKVSAVAQANTPFIDSLPEKFAHATLRTDGMNVGLPEGQMGNSEVGHMNLGAGRVVYQDLVKINMAVEKGTLVEEPVLEEAFNYAKKNNKAVHFMGLVSDGGVHSHINHLKGLLTAAEELGIENKYVHAFTDGRDVDPHSGKGFIEELEQHLDKTNGKLASVIGRYYSMDRDNRWERVKEAYDLIVKGIGKETTSATDAIQESYDEGVSDEFIKPIVLTENGEPVAKLQEKDVVIFFNFRTDRGRQLTQALSQRDFPEYDMKKLPLYYVTMTKYDDNFTNVHVIYKKDNIKATLGEVLEYQGKKQIRIAETEKYPHVTFFFSGGREKPFKGENRIMLNSPKVATYDLQPEMSAEKIKDKIVPEIKKHSADFICLNFANPDMVGHTGDFDAAVKACETVDTCAKEVAETAFENDYSVIIIADHGNSETMINPDGSPNTAHTTNPVPLILMDKDIKNIKDGKLGNIAPTILKLMGIEKPDLMTEDALI; the protein is encoded by the coding sequence ATGAGTAAAAAGGTACTTTTAATGATATTGGATGGCTGGGGAATTACCCAGGATCCCAAGGTTTCTGCCGTAGCACAGGCAAACACTCCATTTATTGACTCTCTTCCCGAGAAATTTGCACATGCCACTCTTCGAACAGACGGCATGAATGTTGGCCTTCCGGAAGGGCAAATGGGAAATAGCGAGGTTGGGCACATGAATCTGGGTGCTGGCCGTGTGGTTTATCAGGATCTGGTAAAAATCAATATGGCGGTGGAAAAAGGCACATTGGTAGAAGAGCCGGTTTTGGAAGAGGCCTTCAACTATGCCAAGAAAAACAACAAGGCGGTTCATTTCATGGGCCTTGTTAGCGACGGTGGCGTGCATTCACATATCAACCATTTAAAAGGTCTTCTTACCGCTGCGGAAGAGCTGGGAATTGAGAACAAATATGTCCATGCTTTTACAGATGGTCGTGATGTTGACCCACATTCCGGGAAAGGATTTATCGAGGAACTGGAACAGCACCTGGACAAAACAAACGGAAAACTGGCATCTGTAATTGGCCGTTATTATTCCATGGATCGTGATAATCGCTGGGAACGGGTAAAAGAAGCCTACGATCTTATCGTAAAAGGAATAGGAAAGGAAACCACCAGCGCAACTGATGCCATTCAGGAAAGTTATGACGAAGGGGTAAGCGATGAATTCATTAAACCAATTGTCCTGACTGAAAACGGGGAGCCGGTTGCCAAACTTCAGGAGAAAGACGTGGTAATTTTCTTCAATTTTAGAACAGATCGTGGCCGCCAGCTTACACAGGCACTATCTCAAAGAGATTTTCCGGAGTATGACATGAAAAAACTTCCGCTCTACTACGTCACCATGACCAAGTATGATGATAATTTCACCAATGTTCACGTCATCTACAAAAAAGATAACATCAAGGCCACCCTGGGAGAAGTGCTGGAATACCAGGGCAAAAAACAGATCCGTATCGCGGAAACCGAAAAATATCCTCATGTGACCTTTTTCTTTTCCGGCGGAAGGGAGAAGCCTTTCAAAGGTGAAAACAGGATCATGCTAAATTCCCCAAAAGTGGCAACGTATGATCTTCAGCCGGAAATGAGCGCTGAAAAGATCAAGGACAAGATTGTACCGGAGATCAAAAAACATTCAGCAGACTTTATTTGTCTGAATTTTGCAAATCCCGATATGGTTGGCCACACAGGAGATTTTGATGCAGCGGTAAAGGCCTGTGAAACCGTCGACACCTGCGCCAAGGAAGTTGCCGAAACGGCTTTTGAAAATGATTATTCAGTAATTATCATCGCCGACCACGGAAACAGCGAAACGATGATCAATCCTGATGGCAGCCCGAACACCGCCCACACCACGAATCCAGTACCTTTAATCCTGATGGATAAGGATATTAAAAATATTAAAGACGGGAAATTAGGTAATATCGCTCCTACTATTTTGAAGCTGATGGGAATTGAAAAACCCGACCTGATGACCGAAGATGCCTTAATTTAA
- a CDS encoding murein L,D-transpeptidase catalytic domain family protein, which produces MKYRVLTVLGVLVFSFAFHNADAINSKTSIKPAPVATETEPTFEARVADLYDSFSLKNSSMPNMLAFERAFKGYSKLKEEGKVQNNLLTIVDFDLSSTKKRMWILDMDSHTVLFNTYVAHGQGTGGEFAKNFSNIENSHQSSLGFYMTGATYYGGNGLSLYMDGMEKQFNSNARKRYIVIHGADYAEPSFIQRVGRLGRSYGCPAVPNKIAKNLINTIKGQSVVYIHKSNPNYLQNSTFLNYEA; this is translated from the coding sequence ATGAAGTACCGAGTCCTGACTGTTTTAGGCGTGTTAGTTTTTTCTTTTGCATTCCATAACGCGGATGCCATTAATTCCAAAACCAGTATAAAGCCCGCCCCGGTCGCTACTGAAACAGAGCCTACATTTGAAGCCCGTGTGGCTGACCTTTATGACAGCTTTTCCCTGAAAAACTCATCCATGCCCAATATGCTGGCTTTCGAGCGAGCCTTCAAAGGTTATTCAAAACTCAAGGAAGAAGGGAAAGTGCAGAACAATTTACTCACTATTGTAGATTTTGATCTTTCCTCTACCAAAAAGAGAATGTGGATCCTGGATATGGATTCTCACACAGTGCTCTTTAATACGTATGTAGCACATGGCCAGGGAACTGGCGGGGAGTTCGCCAAGAATTTTTCAAACATCGAAAATTCCCACCAAAGCTCATTAGGTTTCTACATGACAGGCGCGACGTATTATGGTGGAAATGGCCTTTCTCTATACATGGACGGAATGGAAAAACAATTCAATTCCAACGCCAGAAAAAGGTATATCGTCATTCATGGGGCTGATTATGCTGAACCTTCTTTCATTCAGCGTGTGGGGAGACTCGGCAGAAGTTATGGCTGTCCTGCTGTTCCAAATAAAATTGCCAAAAACCTGATTAATACTATCAAGGGACAATCAGTAGTATATATTCATAAATCGAATCCAAACTACCTTCAGAATTCTACTTTTCTGAATTACGAGGCTTAA
- a CDS encoding L,D-transpeptidase family protein: MKIRLLQIAVFLLIFSSCKNDQKPGIEEKNELPEITRLTNPDNLQQNLDQSGLPLEARDSLLAFYHQNNFQPVWNERELREDLYRAIENSQFQGLFREDYHFELLQENLSKLDELSETELAQLEILLTDTFLSYAQDLGSGKLDPYDLYEIWGIPRNQIPSIQLLKKAVSNQNISETLQEIAPQNPVYEGLQKELAEILKDSTTFSEESLPKISTGKLIHPKESDDRIPLVYERLQELGYFPDSFDSITTIYDSNLQEPLKKFQDDHGLENDGILGNSTIRELNMSRKDRYHQILVNMERWRWFPKDLGENFILINIANYHLDVVEDGDTLRSHKTMVGTLARKTPVFSDRVRYVVFNPTWTIPPTIKKHDVIPGAAKSLDYLYSRNLKVYNSSGNAVDPTTINWKNGEANHYVFRQNPGPGNPLGRVKIIYPNQYMIYLHDTPSQSLFQKNSRARSSGCVRVEDALALAEFLLNDQKQYDHEKIEEILESGKTTEVPVTRNFKVHHLYWTAYPVGNTVRFINDVYNYDQDLWERLKPRNSEK; encoded by the coding sequence ATGAAAATACGCCTGCTCCAGATCGCCGTATTTCTCCTAATCTTCAGCTCCTGTAAGAACGACCAAAAACCAGGAATTGAAGAGAAGAACGAGTTACCCGAGATCACGCGATTAACAAATCCTGACAATCTTCAGCAAAATTTGGATCAGTCTGGCCTCCCGTTGGAGGCCAGGGATTCTTTGCTGGCATTTTACCACCAAAACAATTTTCAACCGGTTTGGAATGAGCGGGAATTGCGGGAAGATTTGTACCGAGCTATTGAAAACAGCCAGTTTCAGGGTTTGTTTCGGGAAGATTATCATTTCGAACTTCTTCAGGAAAATTTATCAAAGCTCGACGAACTTTCTGAAACAGAGCTGGCACAACTGGAAATTCTACTTACCGATACTTTTTTAAGCTACGCCCAGGATCTTGGAAGCGGGAAACTGGATCCATATGATCTTTATGAAATTTGGGGCATACCAAGAAATCAAATTCCTTCCATACAACTTCTGAAAAAAGCTGTTTCTAACCAAAATATTTCAGAAACGCTACAGGAAATCGCTCCTCAGAACCCTGTTTACGAAGGTTTGCAGAAAGAACTGGCTGAAATTTTAAAAGATTCCACCACTTTTTCCGAAGAATCCCTTCCGAAGATCAGCACCGGAAAATTAATACACCCCAAAGAGTCTGACGATCGAATTCCACTGGTTTACGAAAGACTACAGGAACTCGGCTATTTTCCAGATTCCTTTGATTCTATTACGACAATTTACGATTCCAATTTACAGGAACCGCTTAAGAAATTTCAGGATGACCACGGACTTGAGAATGATGGGATCCTTGGAAATTCCACGATCCGGGAGCTCAATATGAGCAGGAAGGATCGCTACCATCAAATACTGGTGAACATGGAACGCTGGAGATGGTTTCCAAAGGATCTTGGCGAAAATTTTATCCTGATCAATATTGCCAATTATCACCTCGATGTGGTGGAAGACGGTGATACGCTGCGTTCTCACAAAACAATGGTAGGGACACTCGCCCGCAAAACGCCTGTATTTTCTGATCGGGTAAGGTATGTGGTTTTTAATCCTACCTGGACCATCCCTCCTACCATCAAAAAACACGATGTGATCCCGGGAGCCGCTAAAAGCCTCGATTATTTGTACAGCCGAAATTTAAAAGTCTATAATAGCAGCGGCAATGCGGTTGACCCTACCACGATCAACTGGAAAAATGGAGAGGCCAATCATTACGTTTTCAGGCAAAATCCCGGACCAGGCAATCCGCTGGGCCGCGTGAAGATCATTTACCCGAATCAATACATGATCTACCTGCACGACACTCCATCCCAATCACTGTTTCAAAAGAATAGTCGCGCCAGAAGTTCTGGCTGCGTTCGCGTGGAGGATGCACTGGCACTTGCCGAATTTTTACTGAATGACCAGAAGCAATACGATCATGAAAAGATCGAAGAGATCCTGGAATCTGGTAAAACAACAGAAGTTCCCGTTACCAGGAACTTCAAAGTGCATCATTTATACTGGACGGCGTATCCTGTTGGCAACACCGTTCGGTTTATAAACGACGTGTACAATTATGATCAGGACCTTTGGGAACGGCTTAAGCCTCGTAATTCAGAAAAGTAG
- a CDS encoding GNAT family N-acetyltransferase, with the protein MEIKHKENDQRGLFYIEDDKGVIGELTYRRDGENVLTIDHTEVKKEMENQGIGTWLVKESVEYARENDLKIEPLCPFAEVQFELHKSYADVRA; encoded by the coding sequence ATGGAGATCAAGCACAAAGAAAATGACCAGCGCGGGCTTTTCTATATTGAAGATGACAAAGGAGTGATTGGTGAGTTGACCTACCGCCGAGACGGAGAAAATGTGCTGACAATCGATCATACCGAAGTGAAAAAGGAAATGGAAAACCAGGGAATTGGTACCTGGCTGGTGAAAGAAAGCGTGGAATATGCCCGTGAAAACGACCTGAAAATTGAACCGCTTTGCCCTTTTGCTGAAGTTCAGTTTGAGCTGCACAAAAGCTACGCAGATGTACGCGCCTGA
- a CDS encoding ClpP family protease, which yields MSLIKNKTDKIQDLIDNKLLEKRKIYMWGEVNDASAKYVIDRLEYLDLEGDGEIQLFINSPGGYVTDGFAIYDTIMSLDSPVSTICTGLAASMGSILLSAGKKGRRFIQPHAKVMIHQPSGGARGQASNIEIAAAEILKTKHLSAEILAENCGQTVEKVLKDFNRDYWMDANESLEYGIVDGIFKK from the coding sequence ATGTCATTAATAAAAAATAAAACTGATAAGATCCAGGATCTCATAGACAACAAACTTCTTGAAAAAAGAAAAATCTATATGTGGGGTGAGGTGAACGACGCCAGCGCCAAATATGTGATCGATCGCCTGGAGTATCTGGATCTGGAAGGTGACGGAGAAATTCAGTTATTCATCAATAGCCCCGGAGGATATGTGACCGATGGTTTTGCGATCTACGATACCATTATGTCATTGGATAGTCCCGTTTCTACCATCTGCACGGGTCTGGCCGCTTCCATGGGATCGATCCTTCTTTCCGCAGGAAAAAAAGGAAGAAGATTCATCCAGCCGCACGCCAAAGTAATGATTCACCAGCCCAGCGGAGGCGCACGCGGGCAGGCGTCCAATATCGAAATCGCTGCTGCGGAAATTCTCAAGACTAAACACCTGAGTGCAGAAATACTTGCTGAGAACTGCGGTCAAACGGTGGAAAAGGTACTGAAGGATTTTAATCGCGATTACTGGATGGACGCCAATGAATCCCTGGAATACGGAATTGTAGACGGAATATTTAAAAAATAA
- the rho gene encoding transcription termination factor Rho → MFEISELKAKKLPELKEIAEALNVPKYKTMKKLDLVYQILDYQASNPKKVKDALTDDQEDTSASAPQESTKPNPPRKGKIGSDRKPRNSKSNPKESAPKDQETAKGDDQKSGKSNKPHSNNRKDHQRGKNDNRNDNRTHSDNRNDNRNDNRNDNRSDKKNNPHNNRDTNGNRDNRNRYREPDYEFDAIIESEGVLDIMQDNYGFLRSSDYNYLTSPDDIYVSQSQIRLFGLKTGDTVQGQIRPPKEGEKYFPLIKINKINGLDPQVVRDRVSFEHLTPLFPKEKFNIAEKQSTISTRVMDLFAPIGKGQRGMIVSQPKTGKTMLLKDIANAIAANHPEVYQIILLIDERPEEVTDMQRNVKGEVVASTFDKEAHEHVRVANIVLDKAKRLVECGHDVVILLDSITRLARAYNTVQPASGKVLSGGVDANALHKPKRFFGAARNIENGGSLSIIATALTETGSKMDEVIFEEFKGTGNMELQLDRRISNRRIFPAIDLVSSSTRRDDLLLDEGTIQRMWVLRKYLADMNPVEAMEFINDKIKGTRNNEEFLISMNG, encoded by the coding sequence ATGTTTGAAATTTCAGAACTAAAAGCTAAAAAGCTTCCTGAACTTAAGGAGATTGCTGAAGCCCTGAATGTTCCCAAGTACAAGACGATGAAAAAACTGGATTTGGTCTACCAAATCCTGGACTATCAGGCATCCAATCCTAAAAAAGTAAAAGACGCGCTTACCGATGACCAGGAAGACACTTCTGCTTCCGCTCCTCAAGAATCTACAAAGCCGAATCCACCCAGAAAAGGCAAAATTGGTAGCGACAGGAAACCTCGAAATTCGAAATCCAATCCAAAAGAATCAGCCCCAAAAGATCAGGAAACTGCAAAAGGGGACGATCAGAAATCTGGAAAATCGAACAAGCCTCATTCCAACAACCGGAAGGACCATCAAAGAGGCAAAAACGATAATCGTAACGATAACCGCACTCATAGCGACAACCGCAACGATAATCGCAATGATAACCGCAACGATAACCGCAGCGACAAGAAAAACAATCCTCATAATAACCGCGACACCAATGGCAACCGCGACAACCGCAACCGCTACCGCGAGCCAGATTATGAGTTCGATGCCATTATAGAGAGTGAAGGCGTGCTGGACATCATGCAGGATAACTACGGTTTCCTCAGATCTTCAGATTACAATTACCTCACTTCTCCTGATGATATTTATGTTTCCCAGTCACAAATCAGGCTTTTTGGTTTAAAAACCGGGGACACCGTACAAGGTCAAATTAGGCCGCCAAAAGAAGGTGAGAAATATTTCCCACTAATCAAGATCAATAAAATCAACGGGTTGGATCCACAGGTAGTGAGAGACCGTGTTTCTTTTGAACACCTTACTCCCCTATTCCCTAAAGAAAAATTCAATATCGCTGAAAAGCAAAGTACGATTTCCACCAGGGTAATGGATCTTTTTGCACCTATCGGAAAAGGACAGCGTGGTATGATCGTATCACAGCCGAAGACCGGTAAAACCATGTTGCTGAAGGATATCGCCAACGCGATTGCCGCGAACCATCCTGAAGTATACCAGATCATCCTTTTGATCGATGAACGCCCTGAAGAAGTTACAGATATGCAGCGTAACGTGAAAGGTGAAGTAGTTGCTTCAACTTTTGATAAAGAAGCGCACGAGCACGTAAGAGTTGCGAATATCGTATTAGATAAAGCAAAACGTCTGGTGGAATGCGGGCACGATGTAGTGATCCTTTTAGATTCTATTACCCGTTTGGCGAGAGCATACAACACCGTACAACCGGCCAGTGGTAAAGTACTTTCTGGTGGTGTCGATGCAAATGCATTACATAAACCGAAAAGATTCTTTGGTGCCGCCCGTAATATTGAAAATGGCGGATCGCTTTCGATCATTGCAACAGCTTTAACTGAAACCGGCTCAAAAATGGACGAAGTGATCTTTGAAGAATTCAAAGGTACCGGTAACATGGAACTTCAGTTAGACAGAAGAATTTCCAACAGAAGAATTTTCCCTGCTATCGATCTTGTATCTTCCAGCACCAGACGCGACGACCTGTTGCTTGATGAAGGTACCATCCAGAGAATGTGGGTACTCCGCAAGTATCTGGCCGATATGAATCCTGTGGAAGCCATGGAATTCATTAATGATAAGATTAAGGGAACCAGAAATAATGAAGAGTTTTTAATCTCCATGAACGGTTAA
- a CDS encoding DUF4293 domain-containing protein: MIQRIQTVYLLIAFVVSAVLIFVFPVWENAAGEPVFAQEQLISFGMFLISGALSLISIFMFKNRKLQFVLGRLNIILNFFLLGVFVYWSLSLPGEMDISEKGIGMFLPIVSIVFLVLANKAIKRDEDLVKSVDRLR; this comes from the coding sequence ATGATTCAACGAATACAAACTGTTTACCTGCTAATTGCCTTCGTGGTGAGCGCCGTGCTCATCTTTGTTTTTCCAGTTTGGGAAAACGCGGCCGGAGAGCCTGTTTTTGCACAGGAACAATTAATTTCTTTCGGAATGTTTTTGATTTCCGGAGCATTGTCGTTAATTAGCATATTCATGTTCAAAAATCGTAAACTACAGTTCGTCCTTGGGCGACTGAACATCATATTGAACTTTTTTTTACTAGGAGTGTTTGTTTATTGGTCTCTAAGTTTACCTGGAGAAATGGATATTTCAGAGAAGGGTATTGGGATGTTCCTTCCCATTGTTTCTATCGTTTTTCTTGTGTTGGCCAACAAGGCCATCAAAAGGGACGAAGATCTCGTAAAATCTGTTGACCGATTGCGATAA
- a CDS encoding metallophosphoesterase family protein, with the protein MKKILLLSDTHGYMDDRILHYAEQADEVWHAGDIGDLHVTDQLAAVKPVKAVYGNIDNATIRKEFPLNNRFMCEDVDVWITHIGGYPGKYAPAIREEIRKNPPKLFICGHSHILKVMNDKNLKLLHMNPGAAGKQGFHKKRTMLRFKIDQKEISDLEVIELA; encoded by the coding sequence GTGAAAAAAATATTGCTTTTAAGTGACACCCACGGGTATATGGACGATAGAATACTGCATTATGCCGAGCAGGCCGACGAGGTTTGGCATGCCGGTGATATTGGCGATCTTCATGTAACTGATCAACTGGCGGCCGTTAAACCTGTTAAAGCGGTCTACGGAAATATCGACAATGCCACTATCCGGAAGGAATTCCCGCTGAACAACCGGTTTATGTGCGAAGATGTAGATGTTTGGATCACCCACATAGGCGGATACCCGGGAAAATACGCTCCGGCAATCAGGGAGGAAATCAGAAAAAATCCGCCAAAATTGTTTATTTGCGGGCATTCCCATATCCTGAAGGTCATGAATGACAAGAATTTGAAATTGCTGCACATGAATCCTGGTGCGGCAGGCAAGCAGGGGTTTCATAAGAAACGGACGATGCTGCGGTTTAAAATTGACCAAAAAGAGATCTCAGACCTGGAAGTTATCGAACTCGCATAA